TTTTTGCCTTATTTTCTTTTACACGCTCGTTGGTTTGACGAAACATGGCTTCATCAAAACTATCGCCGAAACGTTTGCGGGCTTTTTCCACCTCTTTTTCTATTTTATCGTCGTATTTGGCAAGTAATTCTTCAATCAACACATCAGCGCGGTAACGTTTTTTACTGTCTTTGTTGTCAATCAGCGGGTCGTTAAAGGCGTCAACGTGCCCCGAAGCTTTCCAAGTAGTTGGATGCATAAAAATAGCGGCGTCAATTCCCACCACATTCTCATTGAGCAAAACCATACTGTCCCACCAATATTTTTTAATATTATTTTTAAGTTCTACACCATTTTGTCCGTAATCATACACGGCGCCAAGTCCGTCGTAAATTTCGCTGGAAGGAAACACAAAGCCGTATTCCTTACAGTGAGCCACTAATTTTTTGAAAACATCTTCTTGTGAAGCCATATCTTATTTTATAGTTTACAGTTTATAGTTCGCAGTCAATTTAGCCGGCAAATTTACAAAAATTTATTGGTTTTTATAGCAATGTGTGAGGTTTAGTTCTCTATATTCTTTGATATGAAATAGAAAAAGAAATTTGATTAACAAAAAAATGGTTTAATAATGTGAAATTTTAAAAAAGATGGTTATATTTGCGGAGGAGAAATTAAATATTTATTGCTTTAGTATTTTATAATACTTTACGTGCTTTTATGTTGTAAACATTTTGACCATTATTTCCTCGTTGCAAACGAGGAGGAGTTAAATACTATTACTACACGATGTAATCGTGCGGCAGCGAAAGGAAACATTTTATACAAATAATTTAAAGACATAAAAGAAAAGCAGAATTATTGACTAAAATCAAAGAGCTAAATAAATTTCGGCAGAATCATTGACTAACATCAAGAAACTAAATCAGTTTCAGCAACATCTCTATATGAATGTTCTGTTAAAAAAATCTCACAACTTCCACATCACCCCAAATCGTATTCCGCTTTCTAATATGCAGTAGTGAGAACCTTCAAAGGAGAAGGGCAGCAGCGAATGGATTTTGCCATAAGGATTGATAAAGACGGAACCGCCGAATTTGAAATTGTATGTTGCGCCCGCGCCGAGAAAAGCGCCTATGCCGGTTTGGCTGTCAACAAAACCGCCGCTGTTCATATCCAAATCGAGCAACAAACCGCCATTGATAAAAAAATATTTCATAAAATTAGCTCTTATACCCACCGGAATATTTATTAACGATAATGTGGAATTGGTTGTATCGCGCGCAAGAGGAGGATTGACGGCGGAAATGGATTGAACGTTGAAAAGCGCATATTCCACTCCGGCTTCCAATTCAGCCCACGCATTTAGAGGTTTCAAGTAATTTATGCCGATGCTTCTTGAGCGGGGAATATTAAGCGTGGGAGCTCCTTCCATTTGGGGTTGTAAAATCGAGCTGGAAGTAANTGTGGAAAATGTTATGCCAATTTCACCTTTTTGCTGCGCCGCAGATGGAAAAGAAAGAACAAAAATCGATATAAAAAGAAGAATTTTTGTTTTGGATGTCTTCATAGCTTTATTTTGTTGATAACTTAAGTACAAAGTTAATTATTATTTTTCAAAAAAATGTGTAATTTTGTGAGTTGAATCCATATTTCGGTATGGATTATTTTTATAAAACACGAATAAAGAAAACGGTTTGTTGATTTATGGCAAAAGACGAAGAATTAAACGAAGCAGAAGAACTGAACGAAGCGGAAGAAACAACAGTGGAAGATGTTGAAAATGGAAAAGACGCGGATGATGAATCACTGAATCAATCGCATTCCCAATATAAAATACCCAAAATTACCGATGAGAATGTCAAGCATCACTTGTCGGGAATGTATCAGTCGTGGTTTTTAGATTACGCCTCGTATGTTATTTTGGAGCGTGCCGTGCCCGATATTTACGATGGTTTGAAACCTGTTCAGCGTCGTATATTGCACTCAATGAAGCGATTGGACGACGGACGCTACAACAAAGTGGCAAATATTGTGGGACACACGATGCAGTTTCACCCGCACGGTGACGCTTCCATTGGCGATGCTTTGGTACAATTGGGACAAAAAGATTTACTGATTGACTGTCAGGGAAACTGGGGAAATATTCTAACGGGAGATGGAGCCGCCGCACCTCGTTACATTGAAGCGCGCCTTTCCAAATTTGCCATCGATACCGTTTTTAATCCCAAAACTACCGAATGGAAACTTTCGTACGACGGACGAAACAAAGAACCGATTGCACTTCCGGTGAAATTTCCGTTGTTGCTCGCGCAAGGCGTGGAAGGTATCGCGGTAGGTTTGAATTCCAAAATTCTTCCTCATAATTTTAATGAGTTGATTGATGCAAGCGTAGCGTATTTACGAGGCGAAAGTTTTGTGTTGTTTCCCGATTTTCAAACGGGAGGAAACATCGATGTAAGCCGTTACAACGACGGCGAACGCGGCGGAAGCGTGAAAATTCGCGCTAAAATCAGCAAATTAGATAATAAAACGCTTGTAATCAGTGAAATTCCTTACGGAACAGATACCGCCAAAGTAATTGAAAGCATTATCAAAGCAAGCGATAAAGGTAAAATCAAGATTCGCAAGGTGGACGACAATACTTCCGCCAACGTGGAAATTTTAGTGCACCTGGCGACGGGAGTTTCGTCCGATAAAACCATCGATGCGCTGTACGCTTTTACGCAGTGCGAAGTGAGCGTTTCGCCCAACTGTTGTGTGATACACGACAAAAAACCGCGTTTTATGGGCGTAAGCGAACTCTTGCGTATCAGTACCGACCACACGAAAGATTTGCTGAAACTCGAACTCGAAATTCAACGGAATGAATTGCTTGAGCAGTTTTTCTTTACTACGCTCGAAAAAATATTTATAGAAAACCGCATTTATAAAGATAAGGAATTTGAAGAAAGCGACACGCAAGATGCGGTTGTAGCACATATCGATAAACGATTGGAACCGTTTAAGAAAGATTTTATACGTGAAGTAAAGCGTGAAGATATTCTTAAATTGCTCGAAATAAAAATGGTGCGCATCACTAAATTTGACAGCGACAAAGCAAACGATACGATTATCGGAATTCAGAAAAAAATCAAAGAAATAGAATACAATATCGAAAATTTGATTGATTATACCATATTTTGGTTTGAAACACTGAAAGAAAAATATGGTAAAAACTTCCCGCGACACACTGAAATTCGCAACTTTGAAACCATTGTGGCAGCCAAAGTGGTGGAAGCCAACGAAAAATTGTATGTAAATCGTGAAGAAGGATTTATCGGGACCAACCTGAGAAAGGATGAATTTGTATGCAATTGTTCCGATATTGACGATATTATTATTTTCTTCAAAGACGGAAGATATAAGATTGTGAAAGTAGCCGAAAAACTTTTTGTAGGGAAAAACATTCTGTACATCAATGTATTTAAGAAAAATGATAAACGGACGGTTTACAATACTGTTTACAGAGACGGAAAAGCCGGAGCTTATTATATCAAACGTTTTGCGGTAAATGGAATTACGCGCGAGAAGGAATATGATATTACTCAAGGAAAAGAGGGCTCGAAAGTGGTTTATTTTACAGCCAATCCCAATGCCGAAGCGGAAGTGATACGCGTTACGCTGAAACCCAAACCGCGTTTAATCAAGTTGGTTTTTGAAAAAGACTTTAGTGAAATTGCCATTAAAGGTCGTCAATCGATGGGTAATATTCTTACCAAGAATGATATTCATAAAATTACTCTAAAAGAAAAAGGCGGTTCTACACTTGGCGGACGCGAAGTGTGGTTCGACCGTGACGTGCTGCGTCTCAATTACGATAAGCGCGGCGATTATTTGGGCGAATTTTTAAGCGACGATCAAATTTTGGTAGTATCGAGAACAGGAGATTATTACACTACCGGTTTCGATGTAAATAATCACTTTGAAAACAATATTTTAACTATTGAAAAATTTGATGCAAACAAAGTATGGAGCGTTGCGCTTTATGATGCTGACCAGAAGTTCTATTATCTGAAACGTTTCCAGTTGGAACCGTCGCCAAAACCGCAAAATGTATTGGGTGAAAACCACGATTCGCAATTGATGTTGATGACTGATGTTGATTTTCCGCGTTTTGAAATTGTTTTTGGTGGAAACGATGCTTTTCGTGAGGCATTGATAATAGACGCCGAAGAGTTTATCGGTGTGAAAAGTTACAAGGCAAAAGGAAAACGTATTACTACTTTTGAAGTAGAATCTATCAACGAACTGGAACCGGTGCGCTTCAAAGAAGAAATTCCTGAAACAAATGGAGAAGAAGAAAACGGAGAGGAAATTCAGGAGGAGGAAAATTCAAACGACAAACCTGCTGAACCTGATGAAGAAAACGCAAGTAAAGATAAAGAAGGTGAAGTGATTGACAATCAGAAATTAATAGACGATATTACAGGACAAATGACNCTGTTCTAAAANAAAAAACTCAACCATTCGCGGTTGAGTTTTTTGTTTTTCTAATCTTTTATATAACACCTTGTTCTTAAGTAAGGTTCTTTTTCGTAATTATCCCAAATTCCTACGGCATTGATGTTGCTTTCAAGCTGTCCGGTAGAAATGGCATATTTTACTCCGTATTTTTTATATTGCTCGTTTAACGTTACATAATAAAGGGAATGAATTCCTTTGTGCTGCCAATCGGGATGAACGCCATTGAAATACAAATCAACTGTATCATATTTTTTCAGCGCTCTCAAAATATAAATAAATCCGAAGGGGAAAAGTCTTCCTTTTGCTTTTTGGAATGCTTTTGATAAGGAAGGCATCGTAATTCCGAAACCAACCACCTCATCATTTTCATCGGTTAAAAAACAGAGCATTTCCGGACGAACAAAACCAAAATAAGCATCGGTAAAATACTTGATTTGTCTCTCGGAAAGCTGACTGAATCCGTACAAATCTTTAAAAGCATAATTTAGTGTTTTGAAAAATCCGGGCACGTATTTTTTTACTTCTTTCTTTGAAGCCGGAACAATTGTTTTAACTTTGTATTTTTGCGCGATTAATTTATTTATCCGTTCCACTTTTTCCGGAATATCTTGCGAAGCGGGAAATTTATATTGTAACCAATCTACTGATTTTCTGAATCCATGTTTTTCCATATGCACAGGGAAATACGGAAAATTGTAGGCGCTTGTTATAGCCGGTTCGTTTTGAAATCCTTCTACCAACATACCTTCAGGATCCAGGTCGCAAAAACCAAGCGGTCCGTGAATGCCTTTCATANNNNNNNNNNNNNNNNNNNNNNNNNNNNNNNNNNNNNNNNNNNNNNNNNNNNNNNNNNNNNNNNNNNNNNNNNNNNNNNNNNNNNNNNNNNNNNNNNNNNNNNNNNNNNNNNNNNNNNNNNNNNNNNNNNNNNNNNNNNNNNNNNNNNNNNNNNNNNNNNNNNNNNNNNNNNNNNNNNNNNNNNNNNNNNNNNNNNNNNNNNNNNNNNNNNNNNNNNNNNNNNNNNNNNNNNNNNNNNNNNNNNNNNNNNNNNNNNNNNNNNNNNNNNNNNNNNNNNNNNNNNNNNNNNNNNNNNNNNNNNNNNNNNNNNNNNNNNNNNNNNNNNNNNNNNNNNNNNNNNNNNNNNNNNNNNNNNNNNNNNNNNNNNNNNNNNNNNNNNNNNNNNNNNNNCCCGCAATATTTCCTCTTGATTGCCTTTGTGTACGGTCTGCGCATTTTCTAAACGAATCTAATTCATACCGGCACAAATCCAATAT
The genomic region above belongs to uncultured Paludibacter sp. and contains:
- a CDS encoding conserved hypothetical protein (Evidence 4 : Unknown function but conserved in other organisms), which produces MKGIHGPLGFCDLDPEGMLVEGFQNEPAITSAYNFPYFPVHMEKHGFRKSVDWLQYKFPASQDIPEKVERINKLIAQKYKVKTIVPASKKEVKKYVPGFFKTLNYAFKDLYGFSQLSERQIKYFTDAYFGFVRPEMLCFLTDENDEVVGFGITMPSLSKAFQKAKGRLFPFGFIYILRALKKYDTVDLYFNGVHPDWQHKGIHSLYYVTLNEQYKKYGVKYAISTGQLESNINAVGIWDNYEKEPYLRTRCYIKD
- a CDS encoding conserved exported hypothetical protein (Evidence 4 : Unknown function but conserved in other organisms), with translation MKTSKTKILLFISIFVLSFPSAAQQKGEIGITFSTXTSSSILQPQMEGAPTLNIPRSRSIGINYLKPLNAWAELEAGVEYALFNVQSISAVNPPLARDTTNSTLSLINIPVGIRANFMKYFFINGGLLLDLDMNSGGFVDSQTGIGAFLGAGATYNFKFGGSVFINPYGKIHSLLPFSFEGSHYCILESGIRFGVMWKL
- a CDS encoding DNA topoisomerase IV subunit A, with the translated sequence MAKDEELNEAEELNEAEETTVEDVENGKDADDESLNQSHSQYKIPKITDENVKHHLSGMYQSWFLDYASYVILERAVPDIYDGLKPVQRRILHSMKRLDDGRYNKVANIVGHTMQFHPHGDASIGDALVQLGQKDLLIDCQGNWGNILTGDGAAAPRYIEARLSKFAIDTVFNPKTTEWKLSYDGRNKEPIALPVKFPLLLAQGVEGIAVGLNSKILPHNFNELIDASVAYLRGESFVLFPDFQTGGNIDVSRYNDGERGGSVKIRAKISKLDNKTLVISEIPYGTDTAKVIESIIKASDKGKIKIRKVDDNTSANVEILVHLATGVSSDKTIDALYAFTQCEVSVSPNCCVIHDKKPRFMGVSELLRISTDHTKDLLKLELEIQRNELLEQFFFTTLEKIFIENRIYKDKEFEESDTQDAVVAHIDKRLEPFKKDFIREVKREDILKLLEIKMVRITKFDSDKANDTIIGIQKKIKEIEYNIENLIDYTIFWFETLKEKYGKNFPRHTEIRNFETIVAAKVVEANEKLYVNREEGFIGTNLRKDEFVCNCSDIDDIIIFFKDGRYKIVKVAEKLFVGKNILYINVFKKNDKRTVYNTVYRDGKAGAYYIKRFAVNGITREKEYDITQGKEGSKVVYFTANPNAEAEVIRVTLKPKPRLIKLVFEKDFSEIAIKGRQSMGNILTKNDIHKITLKEKGGSTLGGREVWFDRDVLRLNYDKRGDYLGEFLSDDQILVVSRTGDYYTTGFDVNNHFENNILTIEKFDANKVWSVALYDADQKFYYLKRFQLEPSPKPQNVLGENHDSQLMLMTDVDFPRFEIVFGGNDAFREALIIDAEEFIGVKSYKAKGKRITTFEVESINELEPVRFKEEIPETNGEEENGEEIQEEENSNDKPAEPDEENASKDKEGEVIDNQKLIDDITGQMTLF
- a CDS encoding hypothetical protein (Evidence 5 : Unknown function) — encoded protein: MPMLLERGILSVGAPSIWGCKIELEVXVENVMPISPFCCAADGKERTKIDIKRRIFVLDVFIALFC